A genomic region of Barnesiella viscericola DSM 18177 contains the following coding sequences:
- a CDS encoding Rossmann-fold NAD(P)-binding domain-containing protein produces MAGDDFACRSNVGVAPQEQLLGIKPGSRHLSIGLPAEHNGGEKRFPLTPEGVALLTREGFAVLIERGAGEGIKYSDLHYTEAGAQAVEPAEVFRCDVVLKITPLNEEEAASIRPGGLLLTLLQPQYQSASVLKVLMQKRVTAVAIDRVVDDKGRYLFADILDEIDGRAAIVLASELLSNRSGGKGVLLGGVPGVAAAEVLIIGGGLAGRAAARAASGLGALVRIFDNDFYRLRATQLEVGPSVFTSNMHPHVLENAMRSADVVIGTEVPDRGRLGMNYVEMMKRGALLFDLCMDQGGCFETSSCSEAPCNKVYEQCGVLHYCLSSVGSAVARTASMALSNLLVPLLMELNDPAMLYGHIKTDDRLRNAVYLFGGKLTHKELSLRLGLPYYDMALFMSMF; encoded by the coding sequence ATGGCAGGTGATGATTTTGCATGCCGTTCCAATGTGGGGGTGGCTCCCCAAGAACAGTTGCTGGGGATAAAGCCCGGCAGCCGGCATCTGTCGATAGGCTTGCCGGCCGAACACAATGGCGGGGAGAAACGTTTCCCGCTCACCCCCGAGGGGGTTGCCCTGCTCACCCGTGAAGGGTTTGCCGTACTCATCGAGCGAGGGGCGGGCGAGGGAATCAAATACTCCGACCTGCATTATACCGAGGCCGGGGCTCAGGCGGTTGAGCCTGCCGAGGTATTCCGGTGCGATGTGGTGCTCAAAATCACTCCGCTCAATGAGGAGGAAGCCGCCTCGATTCGTCCGGGCGGGCTCTTGCTCACGCTGTTGCAGCCGCAATATCAATCGGCTTCGGTTCTCAAAGTGTTGATGCAGAAGCGGGTGACGGCCGTGGCGATAGACCGGGTGGTCGACGACAAGGGGCGTTATCTCTTTGCCGACATTCTCGACGAGATTGACGGACGGGCGGCCATCGTGCTGGCCTCGGAGCTGCTGAGCAACCGCAGCGGAGGGAAAGGTGTGCTGCTGGGCGGTGTGCCCGGTGTAGCTGCCGCCGAGGTGCTGATTATAGGCGGCGGTTTGGCCGGACGTGCGGCGGCCCGTGCCGCCAGCGGGTTGGGGGCGCTGGTGCGTATCTTCGACAACGATTTCTACCGGTTGCGGGCTACCCAGCTCGAAGTAGGCCCTTCGGTTTTTACCTCGAACATGCACCCTCATGTGTTGGAAAACGCCATGCGCTCGGCCGATGTGGTGATTGGTACCGAGGTGCCCGACCGGGGAAGGCTGGGCATGAACTATGTCGAAATGATGAAACGGGGAGCTCTGCTCTTCGATTTGTGTATGGACCAGGGTGGCTGTTTTGAAACGTCGAGTTGCAGCGAGGCCCCCTGTAACAAGGTATATGAACAGTGCGGTGTACTGCACTACTGCCTGTCGAGTGTGGGGAGCGCCGTGGCGCGCACGGCGTCGATGGCCCTGAGCAACCTGCTGGTCCCCCTGTTGATGGAGCTGAACGACCCGGCCATGCTCTATGGTCACATCAAGACCGACGATCGGCTGCGCAATGCCGTCTATCTGTTCGGCGGGAAACTCACGCACAAAGAGTTGAGTCTGCGATTGGGGTTGCCCTATTACGATATGGCCCTTTTCATGTCGATGTTTTAA